The following proteins come from a genomic window of Candidatus Rokuibacteriota bacterium:
- a CDS encoding cytochrome c, translating into MGRRGLLIAAALGVIAVNVIVFASFLPDPAPPPNASPAERQYFLRCVSCHGARGSGSWRATVFLIRPGNLADGGRMAKLPDQYLFDIIKHGGATIGKPGMPGFGFHLSDGEIRELVAYVRSLSASRTSP; encoded by the coding sequence ATGGGTCGACGCGGACTTCTGATCGCGGCCGCGCTGGGCGTGATCGCGGTCAACGTGATCGTGTTCGCGAGTTTCCTTCCCGATCCGGCCCCGCCACCAAACGCCTCGCCCGCGGAGCGCCAGTATTTCCTCCGCTGCGTGAGCTGTCACGGGGCGCGCGGGTCCGGCTCCTGGCGCGCCACCGTCTTTTTGATCAGGCCGGGGAACCTGGCCGACGGGGGGCGCATGGCCAAGCTCCCGGACCAGTATCTCTTCGACATCATCAAGCACGGCGGGGCGACCATCGGGAAGCCCGGGATGCCCGGCTTCGGCTTCCACCTGAGCGATGGGGAGATCAGGGAGCTGGTGGCGTACGTCCGGAGCCTGTCCGCGTCCCGGACGTCGCCGTGA